The Vulpes lagopus strain Blue_001 chromosome 6, ASM1834538v1, whole genome shotgun sequence genome has a segment encoding these proteins:
- the CCDC196 gene encoding putative coiled-coil domain-containing protein 196: MTSGSNPSGSYLPSKTRCSKIDDNYLKELNEDLKLRKQELLEMLKPLEDKNNLLFQKLMSNLEEKQRSLQIMRQIMAGKGSEESSVVELIKEAEEMKQNLERKNKMLWKEMEMLWDKTFDTEDLGDQQKAPQIKNKADLQDGKVLKTPSLLKKTKNELETCAETLKEKRKEKQQRKMEWVRYQEEANILQNDFNGKVIELRIEALKNYQKANDLKLSLYLQQNLEPKQAYFHLLGSRGTMSNTTTGRAATSKNESKKRILGSKTYTEQQGAKGSQFDDVGKRLFFLRSLPDEAVKD; this comes from the exons ATGACAAGTGGTTCAAACCCTTCAGGATCTTACTTGCCCTCAAAAACAAG ATGTTCCAAAATAGATGACAACTACTTGAAGGAATTGAATGAGGACTTAAAGCTAAGGAAGCAGGAACTTCTAGAGATGCTAAAACCTCTTGAAGATAAGAACAATCTCTTATTCCAGAAGTTGATGTCTAACttggaggaaaaacaaagaag cCTGCAGATCATGAGGCAGATCATGGCAGGGAAGGGGAGTGAAGAATCCTCAGTCGTGGAGCTCATTAAGGAAGCAGAGGAGATGAAGCAGAATCTG gaaaggaaaaacaagatgCTTTGGAAGGAAATGGAGATGCTATGGGACAAG ACATTCGATACAGAAGACCTTGGTGATCAACAAAAAGCACCAcagataaaaaacaaagcagactTGCAGGATGGGAAG GTTCTCAAAACCCCCTCATTACTTAAGAAGACCAAAAACGAACTGGAGACATGTGCAGAGAcactgaaggagaaaagaaag GAAAAGCAACAGAGGAAAATGGAATGGGTCAGGTACCAGGAAGAAGCCAACATCCTTCAG AATGACTTTAATGGCAAAGTGATTGAGCTGAGAATTGAAGCCTTGAAGAACTACCAGAAGGCCAATGACCTGAAATTATCACTATACTTACAGCAGAATTTGGAACCAAAGCAAGCATATTTTCATCTTCTTGGGTCCCGAG GTACTATGAGCAATACAACTACAGGCAGAGCAGCTACCAGTAAAAATGAATCTAAGA AGAGAATTCTGGGATCAAAGACCTACACAGAACAACAAGGAGCTAAAGGAAGTCAGTTTGATGATGTAGGAAAGAGGCTCTTTTTTCTGAGGTCACTGCCAGATGAAGCTGTGAAGGATTAG